GTGAGCGCGGCGCACGCGCCGGAACGGACGGCGTGCTGGTGGCCCTGGTCAACCAGATGGAAGAGGCCATCGACGAACTGGAGCAGGCCGCTTTCGTCGCCTCCCTTTCCGCCTCTCCGCTGCCAGACTCCCTTACCGCGCCCCTCGGCAGCCTGTGCCGTGCCGCAGTGGAAGGTGCGGAAGCGGCGGCTACCGGCGCGGCTGCGGCCATCGACGTGCCGGCCGGCCACAAGCTGGACTTTGAGGACGCGTTGCGCGCCTGCGGGCGCCTCGCCGAAATCGAGCACGCGGCGGATGAGGCCGAGCGAGCGGTCACCGCCGCCGTCCTGGCGGGGCCGGTGGACCTGCGGGCGGGCATCGCGGCGCTGGAGTTTGCCCGGGCCCTGGAGCGCGCCACGGACCGTCTTGCCGGCTTCGGCCACCTTCTGCGCGGGCATGTGCTCGCGGACCTGTCCACCTGAGAGGAGGCGGAAAATGCGCCCCGTCACCATCGGCTCCGGCAGCACCTTGACCCCCTCTGCGGATGAAATCGGAGCCAAGGCTGCCAATCTCGCGCGCATGGCGGCCCTTGGCCTGCCTGTGCCGCCAGCCTTCGTCCTGCCTATCGCGCTGTGCGGTGCCGTCATACGTGGCGAACCGGACGCAGCGCAACAGGTGGCGCAGGCTCTGGAAGAGGGCATGGCCTTCCTGGAGGAGGCGACGGGCCGAGCATTCGGGGATGCCCGTCGTCCCCTCCTTGTCTCCGTGCGCTCCGGCGCAGCCCGCTCCATGCCCGGCATGCTGGAGACCGTGCTCGATGTGGGCTGCACCCTGCCTGCCGTGCGCGGGCTCGTGCGCCTGAGCGGAAATCCACATCTGGCCTGGGATTGCCGGCGGCGCTTTCTGGAGAGCTTCGGCTCCGTGGTGCTTGGCATGGACGCCGCCGCTTTTGCCGACGCGGCCGAGGGCCTCGCGCGCTCCGAAGCGGTGGGCGAGGTGTCCGGCCTCGATGGTGAGGCGCTTGAGCGGCTGTGCGCGATCCATCTGCACCTCATTGAGGATGCGGACGAGCTCGTCCCGGATACGCCCCACGCCCAGCTGGAGGCGGCGGCTGCGGCCGTCTACCAATCCTGGAACAGCCCCCGGGCCCGCACCTATCGCAAGCTTGAAAAGCTGGAACATCTGGCCGGCACGGCGGTGACGGTGCAGGCCATGGTGTTCGGCAATCGCAGCCTCACGTCCGGCTCGGGCGTCGCCTTTTCCCGCGATCCTTCCACCGGCGCCAACCGGCCCGTCATTGATGTGCTGTTCGAGGCCCAAGGCGAGGATGTGGTGTCTGGCATCCGCAATCCCGAGGGGGAGGCGGCCCTTGAGCGGCGGGTACCGCAGGCGGCGGCGGAACTGCGGGCCATTCTGCGCGATCTCGAGCAGCATTTCGCCGACGTGCAGGATGTGGAGTTCACCATTGAGGACGGGCGCCTGTTCATCCTCCAGACCCGTTCCGCCAAGCGCACCCCACAAGCCGCCCTGCGCATTGCCATCGATCTGGTGAGGGAGGGCCTGGTTCCTCCGTCCGAGGCCCTGAGGCGCCTGGAGGGCATCGACCTCGATCGGCTCAGCCATCGCACCCTCGCCGAGGCGGGGCCTGTGGTGGGCGCCGGCACCCCTGCTTCAGCAGGCGTCGCCGTGGGGCAGGTGGCGTTCGACACAGAGGCAGCCCGGCGCCTTGTGGCTTCGGGCGGGACGGTCATTCTCGTGCGTCCAGATACCAATACAGCGGACGTGGAAGGCTTCGCGCTTGCCTCTGGCATCGTCACAGCAGCGGGTGGGCGGACAGCCCATGCCGCACTGGTGGCGCGCCAGATGGGCAAGCCCTGCATTGTCGGCTGCGGCAACCTCCATGTGGACGTCAGCGCGCGGCGGGGGCGGCTCGGCGACACCGAACTGGTGGAAGGTGACCTGCTTGCCCTCGACGGCGCCACAGGCAATCTGCATCTGGGGAGCGCCCGGATCGTCGAGACGCATTATGAGGCGGAGCGTGCGGAGGTGGAGAGCTGGCGCGTTCTGGCCTGATCTTGGGAGGCTGGCGGCTTCCCCTGCGGATCTTGCAAGGCCGGCCCCACTGGCCCATCTGTGTCGCTCGCCCCGTCTCCGGGGCGAATCCCGTCACGCGCACAGCCGGGGATCGGATGATCCGAATGCGAAGCCCAGGACGCGAGCATATGCAGCGCGTCGCCCTTCTGGCGTGCCTTGCGTCACCGCTTCTCGCCACGACCGCCTTCGGTGCGTCCAGCCCGGACAAGGCGATGCTTCTGCTGGAGCCCACCGAGCGGATGGAGCAACGCTGCAATGCCAGCGCCATGACCGAGGTGAGCCGCCAACACCCCGCGATGCGTCCTGACGAACTGGTGGCCTATGCCTTCGCCGATACCCGGATCGCCGGTTCCGCCGTCACGGCGCCCGGCGGGGCCGTCCGCAGCGGCGGGCACTGGTACCATCTTTCCTACCATTGCGTGACCAAGAATGAGGGCCTTGGCATCGAGGCTCTCACTTACGTCCTCGGCAAGGAAA
This genomic interval from Aquabacter sp. L1I39 contains the following:
- a CDS encoding PEP/pyruvate-binding domain-containing protein codes for the protein MRPVTIGSGSTLTPSADEIGAKAANLARMAALGLPVPPAFVLPIALCGAVIRGEPDAAQQVAQALEEGMAFLEEATGRAFGDARRPLLVSVRSGAARSMPGMLETVLDVGCTLPAVRGLVRLSGNPHLAWDCRRRFLESFGSVVLGMDAAAFADAAEGLARSEAVGEVSGLDGEALERLCAIHLHLIEDADELVPDTPHAQLEAAAAAVYQSWNSPRARTYRKLEKLEHLAGTAVTVQAMVFGNRSLTSGSGVAFSRDPSTGANRPVIDVLFEAQGEDVVSGIRNPEGEAALERRVPQAAAELRAILRDLEQHFADVQDVEFTIEDGRLFILQTRSAKRTPQAALRIAIDLVREGLVPPSEALRRLEGIDLDRLSHRTLAEAGPVVGAGTPASAGVAVGQVAFDTEAARRLVASGGTVILVRPDTNTADVEGFALASGIVTAAGGRTAHAALVARQMGKPCIVGCGNLHVDVSARRGRLGDTELVEGDLLALDGATGNLHLGSARIVETHYEAERAEVESWRVLA
- a CDS encoding DUF930 domain-containing protein, giving the protein MQRVALLACLASPLLATTAFGASSPDKAMLLLEPTERMEQRCNASAMTEVSRQHPAMRPDELVAYAFADTRIAGSAVTAPGGAVRSGGHWYHLSYHCVTKNEGLGIEALTYVLGKEIPRAAWDAHGLVP